The genomic region TAAGAGGTTCCAAGGTAGGAAGGACTATATAAGGGGGTGAAATCCTCCAACATGGGGGTtcgaaaaataaagaaagaggaGTGAATGTAACACTATATTTGCCCTGAAGTTAATATATATGAGCAACACAGTGGACGTAGTCCAGTTTTAAACGGTGAACTACTTACATTTTAGGGTCCAATTTAGTACAGTCTATATACCAAGCTCACCATGAGTTCATTGTTCTAGTTTGTTAACCTTACAATTTTGATCGTTAGCAATACCTAAATTCAAACACGAGTTTGTATTAACACCAAAGGGATTTGACTCAAATATAACATTTGATCTAAATTTTTCGGGCCAGTAGCCTCAACTCCAAAGTGAAATAGCAAGAAAAGTCTTTCAAAGATAATAGTAAATGGTGGAAATGTCGCAAGCCACATCGCGTCGcggccattttttttttttttaaacatagcGGGCTTACCTTCGCGGAAGTCTCACGTGGCTCCCGTAgtgttacaacttacaacacGTTGTTCCCAAAAGGCAATGGATTTCAGTTCTATATCATGTAGAATATTTTTCAGacataatatatacatacatatatatatatatatttattttcaaaagcTTACGCTACAATGTGTTGATGCTTAAGCTATAGCACAGCGTATATAATCTGCAACGCGATGAGGTATTGCGATTTAAAACGTTGATAGGTAGTAAGGGAATAATACAGAGAACAGAGAGCTAGCTAGCATTTCCCCATgatgtttttcttaaaaaccagaagaagaaggaaaaaaaaacattaaattgATATAGTCTCCCTCCATAAAACCTTGTAAATGAAACAAGCACAGAAGTCTCCAGCAGGTTTGGGAAGAAGGAATTATTGCTGCCCCTCGACGCTTTAAACATCTTCAACGAAGCAGATGGAGCGTCTCCAATTAGTTTCCATTTTCTTCAATGACTCCACCAGTCAGAGCTTTCTGTAACATTTGCAAGAAAGAATTCAGACGTAAGTTTGGGCGAAGAGAAAATGCAGTTGGAAATAAGGTGTAGAATGTGGTGTAATTTACCTGAAAGCAGGATAGAGTGTATTGCACATCACTTGCAGAGATTTGATGGTGGATAACGATCCTAATGCTgagggaaaagaaaatgaaaattccGAGATCAAGTTTACATATTTTTCCACTGGTTCTAGAGAATTTAATGCATATGGATCGTGATACGGAGATATTTGAGAGGTGAAGCAAACCTTGACGAGCTCTCTTGCATCATGAGTATACCATGTTCTTCCAAGTTCTTGACTAGTTTTTCGGTAGTAACATTTGAGCCCTCTTCGACGTGTATGTATAACTGATTATATAAAAAAAGCCGTTACAATTTGCAATGGAAACGAAGCAGGGTTATTGAAATTCAAACTCGTGCTAGAAAACTACTGCACTCCAATTAAGTAAACTATAATACTCACAATGTTGGTCTCCACGGAAGCGACATCTACACTCAGTCCTTTGATTTGATTTAGTCCCTCTGAATTTATAAGATGGAAACATTAGAAAAGCCGTAGATAGAGCTTGAGAAGAGAAAATGATGATTGTCCTCCAAATAGGGTACATGGAATTGAGTAGACAGAACGTACCTGCTAAAATCTTAGCTCTCTTGTGATCAGTCTCAAGCTTCGCAACATTGTTATGTAAACCGACCAAAGCAGCAGCACAAAGGATACCAACCTGTCTCATTCCGCCGCCTAAGGTTTTCTTGAGCCTTCTAGCCTAAGATCCGAAGACAGTaacaaatcaaatttcaaagaaaaacgAAAAGATGTGATGTTGATCTTTAACAGGGATTTTGTTGTACCTTAGTAATAAAGCTTTTCGAACCAACAATGACAGATCCAACAGGAGCACCAATACCTTTTGACAGACATACCTAGTTCATCAATCAGGCTTCGGTTAATGAATGCATATCATGAGGACTTGACTGAATAAAGATTACTTAAAAAGCCGTGTATAGGAATTATACCGAAACTGAATCAGCAGCCTGCACAAGCCTATCAACAGGAACACCGAGTGCCTGTAAACGAATATTGCATTAGACACTGAGGATTCTGTAATGTGTGATGTTGGTAATTGCAAGAATCAcacaaaaggaaaagagaatttCAGATGATTGAAACACTAAATGCGCGAGAAACTTTACTCACAATTGATGCATTGAAAATTCGAGCCCCGTCAATGTGGAGCTTCAAACCATGTTTCTTGGCTATTTCTCCCACTTTGTCTGTGTACTCTACAGTAAGGCATCTACCACCGCAGCTGCATTTGGAAATTCATACCACTTATATGAGTTACAAGGCATTTCAGACCTAAATTTTTAAGCTCAAAGAGGTATAATCGTAGCAAATTTTCGGAGTATCCACTGCATCTTGCAACTAGTTTTCTTGAAATTATAGGATCCAAAGAGAACATTCTTCACTGAAATGTAGGACTTATTGAGTTGATATAAGTTATTCGATTTTGATATTAAGAAAATAGAGCAGATTCTTCACAGGAGAAATAAAAATCATTGAACTGTGGAggaatagaaaaacaagaatacTAACATTAGTTAACATTTGAACGGGACAGAAGATTAGCACAACCCCTGCGCAAGGATGACATGCACAAATCGAGGAAAAACAAACATATGAAGGATAACATATGGGATAGTGAGAAACAAACACATTTGgtcatttaaaataatttagttaAGGATTCTTATGAGAAGGGAGAAGAACTTTGACTACATATATGCAAGTTGAacttagaaaattaattaaggattaatTAACGATAAGCTCAAGATTATAATATAAACCAAGTACCATCTTTTGTCAGTCCAACAAAATAGGCATAATATAAAATGACCCCGAGTCATGACATACGTATTTAGCAGTCCACCAGCTATTAAATAAAATGGCCCCAAGTACCATATCTATCTCTTTACGTGTATGTCTACACTTAGTGACCGGAACAATCTCACGAAGATCACAAACTTAacactttacgttgttccaaagtccacccaattttgtgcatcaacaaaaacaaataacttCGTTAGCATATCTTAATCTGCtcaaaaatgtggttttttggcTATTAAGATAAATCCTTACTTTGCATGAGAATTTTCCAAGCAAATAAGCCTTGTCGTCGGATACACAAGCTCCCCTCTCGGATCTCTGATGGAGGCTTCGATCGCATCAAGATCCATGGTTCCGTCTTTGTTGTTTCTAACCGTTCTAGGGTGCACACCACCGATTGTGGCGATGCCTCCATTctcgtaaatgtgaatgtgagaATTGTGTCCGATAATGACTTCACTTCCTCGGATGTCACAGTGCACAAGTACACTGATGAGGTTTCCCATTGTGCCTGACGGAACAAAAAGTGCGGCTTCCTTCCCCATGACCTTTGCCATTTCTGACTCTAAGCGGAATGCCGTTGGGTCAGCTCCGAGTACATCATCGTCAACTTCAGCCGACGCCATTGCAGCCCGCATTGTTTCACATGGTTTAGTGACCGTATCTGATCGGAGATCCACCGTTCTAGTTACCATTTTCGCCGAAGAAACTAATCccaatatatcaaaataaaaaagacacaGAATCAGTTAATGTCTACTGCAGTGCCCGGATAAAAATATAGAATTAACAACAACAACGATGAAGCCTTATCCCATTACGTGGGGTCAGCTATATAAATCCTAAAACGTCACTAACTAGATAAAAATACAGaatcaaatgattaagtttACATAAACTGATGCTTACAAAGTTTGTTTTCAGCTACCATTGCTGGATGCTTCACCTAAATATCAATTAGAATTTTGGAAGAATTTGGGGGAAAAAGAACACTAAActtctctttttttaatttatttttttatcaaaatttccTTAAAAATGAATCTTTTTGAAATATATAgccaaaaaataaactaaaaaaaactcTGATGCGAAAAACTTTCAGTTATGTTGACCCTAAATTCAAGCAGGATTCAACCTTACTACTCTATTTGTAGCGTTTTTATAGTGGAAGATAACAGAACAAAACATGCAACGACCAAATTGAAAATTCCCCAACCTTGAACCCATTTCTATGTGATTAGACCATGCAAATACACTTAGAACTAGTCTACAGGAAATTTATAAGGGTAGCGAGGGTAGGGATTTCgcactctctttttctctttatgTACTTTATCTTTTAATTATTCTTTCATTTGTTTAATCCAAAGGATAGAAAAACTGAGAAGAGTGCGTATAGAAAAAACACGAAAACGGAAAtcataagagagagagagagagagagagagagagagagagagagagagagatgtgcgTACCAGTGCAAGCTAGCTCCTTCTCTTGTTGGCTTTCACCAGAGGATCTCCCTCTCCAATAAATTAAGCCAAAAGCACCAAAGCTTTCAGCAAAACTGCAAAAGCACTTGTTCCTTAAATAATCAGTGCAAAACCAGCTTAGAAACACAACTGAAAACCTTGATGAGTTATGATGGAAAAATGGAACTTGTATACATGGTGTGAGGTCAACAGGAAGCTACAAAAGTACAAAGTCTTCAAGAAACTTCCAAGAAAACCTCACCTAACAAACCATCAAATAAACTAGTGGTGTGTTCCCACCACCAAGAAAAGGTTAAAAGTGATTCAGAAGGATCACGAGAAAAAGCTCTCCAGCCAAAAAAATGGTTCCATGCAAATCTAGCAAGTTGACAGCTTTAGCAATCTTGCAAATGATGTGGCTCCTATACATATACAGATTTTTTAGTATACCGAGACCACGATCCGATACATCAAATGTTATTATGAGAGGCTTTTAATCAAAAGATTTTGCAGTTACCCTTCTGATTTCTTTCGTTTTTTTCCCATTTCAAGTTTGGTGAGTTAATTAATTAGGTTGACGGGGGATGTCGTCACATTTTGGCTAGAACAGATGAGCTCTCTCTATGCTAAAGAGTTCGAAGCTCGAATCACCAGCCTAAtagtttaaattagtttttgttaatttgGAATCCAAGTGGACCAATGTTGAAGGAGACCATTGGAAATGGTTGAAAGCTTTGTATAATTGTCATCATATAAGGGACCGTTCTACTTTATGCTTTGCAGGAAGATTCCTCCTTGTACCATATAAAGTA from Pyrus communis chromosome 9, drPyrComm1.1, whole genome shotgun sequence harbors:
- the LOC137745611 gene encoding low-specificity L-threonine aldolase 1-like gives rise to the protein MVTRTVDLRSDTVTKPCETMRAAMASAEVDDDVLGADPTAFRLESEMAKVMGKEAALFVPSGTMGNLISVLVHCDIRGSEVIIGHNSHIHIYENGGIATIGGVHPRTVRNNKDGTMDLDAIEASIRDPRGELVYPTTRLICLENSHANCGGRCLTVEYTDKVGEIAKKHGLKLHIDGARIFNASIALGVPVDRLVQAADSVSVCLSKGIGAPVGSVIVGSKSFITKARRLKKTLGGGMRQVGILCAAALVGLHNNVAKLETDHKRAKILAEGLNQIKGLSVDVASVETNILYIHVEEGSNVTTEKLVKNLEEHGILMMQESSSSIRIVIHHQISASDVQYTLSCFQKALTGGVIEENGN